The Caldicellulosiruptor changbaiensis genome has a segment encoding these proteins:
- the tuf gene encoding elongation factor Tu encodes MAKAKFERTKPHVNIGTIGHVDHGKTTLTAAITKVLALKGKAQFMAYDQIDKAPEERERGITINTAHVEYETDARHYAHVDCPGHADYVKNMITGAAQMDGAILVVSAADGPMPQTREHILLARQVNVPYIVVFLNKVDMVDDPELIELVEMEVRELLSKYGYPGDEVPIVKGSALKALESPSQDPNAPEYQCILELMDVVDKYIPTPQRDVDKPFLMPIEDVFSITGRGTVVTGRVERGTLKTGEEVEIVGFAPEPRKTVVTGIEMFRKVLDEAVAGDNVGCLLRGIQKNEVERGQVLAKPGTIKPHTKFKAQVYVLTKEEGGRHTPFFNGYRPQFYFRTTDVTGTITLPEGVEMCMPGDNVEMTVELISPIAIESGLRFAIREGGRTVGAGSVTTIIE; translated from the coding sequence ATGGCAAAGGCTAAATTTGAAAGAACAAAACCACACGTAAACATAGGTACAATTGGGCACGTTGACCATGGTAAGACAACATTGACAGCTGCAATCACAAAGGTTTTAGCTCTCAAGGGTAAGGCTCAATTCATGGCTTATGACCAGATTGACAAGGCTCCAGAGGAAAGAGAAAGAGGTATTACAATCAACACAGCTCACGTTGAGTATGAAACAGATGCAAGGCACTATGCTCACGTTGACTGCCCAGGACATGCTGACTACGTAAAGAACATGATAACAGGTGCTGCACAGATGGACGGTGCTATCTTAGTTGTTTCTGCAGCTGACGGTCCAATGCCACAGACAAGAGAACATATTTTGCTTGCAAGACAGGTTAACGTTCCATACATCGTTGTATTTCTCAACAAGGTAGACATGGTAGATGACCCAGAATTGATTGAGCTTGTTGAGATGGAAGTAAGAGAGCTTCTTTCAAAGTATGGTTATCCAGGTGACGAGGTACCAATTGTAAAGGGTTCAGCTTTGAAGGCTTTAGAGTCGCCATCACAAGATCCAAATGCACCAGAGTATCAATGCATTTTAGAACTCATGGATGTAGTTGATAAGTACATTCCAACTCCACAAAGAGACGTTGACAAACCATTCTTGATGCCAATTGAAGACGTGTTCTCAATCACAGGTAGAGGTACAGTTGTTACAGGTAGAGTTGAAAGAGGAACACTCAAAACAGGTGAAGAGGTTGAGATTGTTGGATTTGCTCCAGAGCCAAGAAAGACAGTTGTAACAGGTATTGAGATGTTCAGAAAGGTGCTTGACGAAGCAGTGGCAGGTGACAACGTTGGATGTCTTCTCAGAGGTATTCAGAAGAATGAGGTTGAAAGAGGTCAGGTTCTTGCAAAGCCAGGCACAATTAAACCTCACACTAAATTCAAAGCACAGGTTTACGTATTGACAAAAGAAGAGGGTGGAAGACATACACCATTCTTCAATGGTTACAGACCACAGTTCTATTTTAGAACAACAGACGTTACAGGAACCATTACCCTGCCTGAGGGTGTTGAAATGTGTATGCCTGGTGACAATGTTGAAATGACAGTTGAGCTTATCTCTCCAATTGCTATTGAGTCAGGACTCAGATTTGCTATCCGCGAAGGCGGAAGAACAGTTGGTGCAGGCTCTGTTACAACAATAATCGAATAA
- the fusA gene encoding elongation factor G, protein MPRQFPLEKTRNIGIMAHIDAGKTTTTERILFYTGKVHKMGEVHEGTATMDWMEQEQERGITITSAATTCEWRGHRINIIDTPGHVDFTVEVERSLRVLDGAIAVFCAKGGVEPQSETVWRQADKYRVPRIAYVNKMDIMGANFFNVIEMMKERLGANPVAIQVPIGKEDTFKGVVDLLTMKAIIYVDDLGKVSQETEIPDEVKDIAEEYRIKLLEAVAETDEEIMMKYLEGEEITVEELKAAIRKATINMQMTPVLCGSSYRNKGVQPLLDAVVDYLPSPVDIAAVKGFSPDTGEEIERKTSEDEPFCALAFKIMSDPYVGKLTFLRVYSGVLQAGSYVYNSTKNKKERVGRLLQMHANHREDIDAVYAGDICAAIGLSNTTTGDTLCDENHPIILESMEFPEPVIQVAIEPKTKADQEKMGIALQRLAEEDPTFKVSTNHETGQTLIAGMGELHLEIIVDRMKREFKVEVNVGKPQVAYKETIKKSVKVEGKYIRQSGGRGQYGHVWLELEPLERGAGYEFVNKIVGGVIPKEFIPSVDAGVQEAMQSGVLAGYPVVDVRVTLFDGSYHEVDSSDMAFRIAAAQAFREGMKKAEPVLLEPIMKVEVVVPEEYMGDVMGDINARRGRIEGMELRGNAQVIRAYVPLAEMFGYATDLRSKTQGRGTYTMQFDHYEEVPKNIADKILEMKNK, encoded by the coding sequence TTGCCCAGGCAGTTTCCACTTGAAAAAACAAGAAATATTGGTATTATGGCTCATATAGATGCGGGAAAAACAACAACAACAGAAAGAATCCTTTTCTACACCGGTAAGGTCCATAAGATGGGCGAAGTCCATGAAGGTACAGCTACAATGGACTGGATGGAACAAGAGCAAGAGAGAGGTATTACTATAACCTCAGCTGCTACAACTTGTGAGTGGCGAGGGCACAGAATAAACATTATTGACACACCAGGGCATGTGGACTTCACTGTTGAGGTAGAAAGGTCTTTGCGCGTGCTTGACGGTGCCATTGCTGTATTTTGTGCCAAGGGTGGCGTTGAGCCTCAGTCAGAGACTGTGTGGAGACAGGCAGATAAGTACCGTGTTCCAAGGATTGCATATGTTAACAAGATGGATATAATGGGTGCTAACTTTTTCAATGTCATTGAAATGATGAAAGAAAGACTTGGTGCAAACCCTGTTGCTATCCAAGTTCCAATTGGTAAAGAAGACACCTTCAAGGGCGTTGTTGACCTTCTTACAATGAAGGCTATTATATATGTAGATGACTTAGGAAAGGTATCCCAGGAAACTGAGATACCAGATGAGGTAAAAGACATTGCTGAAGAATATAGAATCAAGCTTTTAGAAGCTGTTGCTGAGACAGACGAAGAGATTATGATGAAGTATTTAGAGGGTGAAGAAATTACAGTTGAAGAACTTAAAGCCGCAATAAGAAAGGCAACAATAAATATGCAAATGACACCTGTTTTGTGTGGTTCATCATACAGGAACAAAGGTGTTCAGCCACTTTTGGATGCTGTTGTTGACTATCTACCTTCACCAGTTGATATTGCAGCTGTAAAAGGATTTTCACCCGATACTGGCGAAGAAATTGAAAGAAAAACAAGCGAAGATGAGCCATTCTGCGCGTTGGCATTTAAGATTATGTCTGACCCATATGTTGGTAAATTGACATTCTTAAGAGTTTACTCAGGAGTACTTCAAGCGGGTTCTTATGTGTATAACTCAACAAAGAACAAGAAGGAAAGAGTTGGAAGACTTCTTCAAATGCATGCAAACCACAGAGAAGACATCGATGCAGTTTATGCAGGTGATATTTGTGCAGCAATAGGTCTTTCTAACACAACAACGGGTGATACGCTGTGCGATGAGAACCATCCAATTATATTAGAATCAATGGAGTTTCCAGAGCCTGTTATTCAGGTAGCAATTGAACCAAAGACAAAGGCTGACCAAGAAAAGATGGGTATTGCTCTTCAGAGACTTGCTGAAGAGGACCCAACATTCAAGGTATCAACCAACCATGAAACAGGGCAAACACTCATTGCAGGTATGGGCGAGCTTCATCTTGAAATCATTGTTGACAGGATGAAAAGAGAGTTCAAGGTTGAGGTCAATGTAGGTAAACCTCAGGTTGCATACAAAGAGACAATCAAGAAATCTGTTAAGGTTGAAGGTAAGTATATCAGGCAGTCTGGCGGTAGAGGTCAGTACGGACACGTTTGGCTTGAACTTGAACCGCTTGAAAGAGGAGCAGGGTATGAGTTTGTCAATAAGATTGTCGGTGGTGTGATTCCAAAAGAGTTCATACCATCTGTTGACGCAGGTGTTCAAGAAGCTATGCAATCTGGTGTTTTGGCAGGATACCCAGTTGTGGATGTTAGAGTAACTCTGTTTGACGGTTCATACCACGAGGTCGACTCAAGTGACATGGCGTTCAGGATTGCAGCAGCTCAAGCGTTCAGAGAAGGTATGAAAAAGGCAGAGCCAGTACTGTTAGAGCCTATAATGAAGGTTGAGGTTGTTGTACCTGAAGAGTATATGGGTGATGTAATGGGTGATATAAACGCAAGAAGAGGTAGAATTGAAGGTATGGAACTGAGAGGAAATGCGCAGGTTATTCGCGCGTACGTGCCACTTGCTGAGATGTTTGGATATGCAACAGATCTGAGGTCCAAGACCCAAGGTCGTGGCACGTATACTATGCAGTTTGACCACTATGAAGAAGTTCCAAAGAATATTGCTGATAAGATTCTTGAAATGAAGAATAAATAA
- the rpsG gene encoding 30S ribosomal protein S7: MPRKGPVKKREILPDPVYNDKVVAKLINKVMYDGKKSIAQKIVYGAFDIVREKTGKDPLEVLEAALNNVMPVLEVRPRRVGGATYQIPIEVSPDRRLSLGIRWLVEYARERKDKRTMKEKLAAEIMDAANNTGGAVKKKEDTHRMAEANRAFAHYRW; this comes from the coding sequence TTGCCAAGAAAGGGGCCAGTTAAGAAAAGAGAGATATTGCCAGATCCGGTCTACAATGATAAGGTTGTGGCAAAGCTTATAAACAAAGTGATGTATGATGGGAAAAAGTCCATTGCACAAAAGATAGTATATGGTGCATTTGATATAGTAAGAGAAAAGACGGGTAAAGATCCACTTGAAGTTTTAGAAGCAGCACTTAACAATGTGATGCCAGTGTTGGAAGTAAGACCAAGGAGAGTTGGTGGTGCAACATACCAGATTCCGATTGAAGTTTCACCTGATAGAAGACTTTCACTTGGTATTAGATGGCTTGTTGAGTATGCAAGAGAGAGAAAAGATAAAAGAACAATGAAAGAAAAACTGGCAGCAGAGATTATGGATGCAGCAAACAATACAGGCGGAGCAGTTAAGAAGAAAGAAGATACACATAGAATGGCAGAAGCAAATAGAGCATTTGCACATTATAGATGGTAA
- the rpsL gene encoding 30S ribosomal protein S12 — MPTINQLVRFGREKKVEKSKAPALQKGFNSLKKKYYDISCPQRRGVCTVVKTVTPKKPNSALRKVARVRLTNGVEVTAYIPGIGHNLQEHSVVLVRGGRVKDLPGVRYHIVRGTLDCAGVANRRQGRSKYGAKRPKQQAAGASKK, encoded by the coding sequence ATGCCGACAATAAACCAGCTTGTAAGATTCGGACGAGAGAAGAAGGTTGAAAAGTCAAAAGCACCAGCACTCCAAAAGGGTTTTAATTCACTAAAAAAGAAATACTACGACATAAGCTGCCCACAAAGAAGAGGAGTTTGCACAGTTGTTAAAACTGTTACACCTAAAAAGCCAAACTCTGCTTTGAGAAAGGTAGCGAGAGTCAGACTTACAAATGGTGTTGAAGTGACAGCTTACATTCCTGGTATTGGTCACAACTTGCAAGAGCACTCTGTTGTGTTGGTAAGAGGTGGAAGAGTCAAAGACTTACCAGGTGTCAGGTACCATATTGTAAGAGGTACACTGGACTGTGCTGGTGTTGCTAACAGAAGACAGGGCCGCTCTAAATACGGGGCAAAAAGGCCAAAACAACAGGCAGCAGGCGCTTCAAAGAAATAA
- a CDS encoding L7Ae/L30e/S12e/Gadd45 family ribosomal protein → MSSDIEALKTSPKTVGARQTAQAIQKGKAKVVFVAKDSDEWVVRDIIDMCKQKGIKLVFVDSKKELGKICGISVAASSAAIIE, encoded by the coding sequence TTGTCATCAGACATAGAAGCTTTAAAAACTTCTCCTAAGACTGTAGGAGCGCGCCAAACTGCCCAAGCTATCCAGAAAGGAAAAGCTAAGGTAGTTTTTGTTGCAAAAGATAGCGACGAATGGGTAGTGAGGGATATTATAGATATGTGCAAACAAAAGGGTATAAAACTTGTCTTTGTTGATTCTAAAAAGGAACTTGGCAAGATTTGTGGTATAAGTGTGGCAGCATCATCTGCCGCAATAATTGAATAA
- the rpoC gene encoding DNA-directed RNA polymerase subunit beta' has translation MDLFNFDAIKISLASPEKIREWSRGEVKKPETINYRTLKPEKDGLFCEKIFGPTKDWECHCGKYKKVKYKGVVCDKCGVEVTKSKVRRERMGHIELAAPVSHIWYFKGVPSRMGLILDMTPRNLEKVLYFAAYVVIDPGDVPNLEKKQILSEKEYRELKEKYGDRFKAGMGAEAIKELLKEIDLDKLSQELRQELETATGQKKLKIIKRLEVVEAFRKSGNRPEWMILDVIPVIPPELRPMVQLDGGRFATSDLNDLYRRVINRNNRLKKLMELGAPDIIIRNEKRMLQEAVDALIDNGRRGRPVTGPGNRPLKSLSDMLKGKQGRFRQNLLGKRVDYSGRSVIVVGPELKIYQCGLPKEMALELFKPFVMKKLVEKGICNNIKNAKKAVERQRSEVWDILEEVIKDHPVLLNRAPTLHRLGIQAFEPVLVEGRAIRLHPLVCTAYNADFDGDQMAVHVPLSAEAQAEARFLMLSANNLLKPADGKPIVVPTQDMVLGIYYLTLEKKGDKGEGMIFSSEDEALLAYEHKVVGLHARIKVRRTIEKDGEVISGIVETTPGKIILNQVIPQDLGFVDRSKKENLLKYEIDTLVDKKMLGKIIDRCIKVYGTTRTAEILDEIKELGFRFSTRGAITISVSDMVIPEVKQKLIAEAEQKVENIEKLYRHGLISDEERYEQVISIWNETKDKLTEELIQNLDEFNPIFMMANSGARGSKNQISQLAGMRGLMANPSGKTIEMPIKSNFREGLNVIEFFISTHGARKGLADTALRTADSGYLTRRLVDVAQDIIVREEDCGTEKGIEVSEIRDGTEVIETLEERIIGRYAAKDIINEKTGEVIVKRNELITEEIAKRIVDAGEKSVYVRSVLECKTRYGVCTKCYGLDLGTGQPVNVGEAVGIIAAQAIGEPGTQLTMRTFHTGGIAGQDITQGLPRVEELFEARKPKGVAIISEIEGYVSIKEDKKRTITVRNDNGEERTYEVPYGARLKVNDGDYVKAGDELTEGSINPHDLLRIKGPRGVQSYLLAEVQKVYKMQGVDINDKHIEIIIRQMMKKVKIEDPGDTELLPGDIVEIYRFEEENDRAIAEGKRPALGRRVLLGITKAALSTESFLSAASFQETTRVLTDAAIKGKVDPLIGLKENVIIGKLIPAGTGMAKYRNIIVEEKA, from the coding sequence ATGGATTTGTTCAATTTTGATGCCATAAAGATTAGTCTTGCTTCTCCTGAAAAGATTAGAGAGTGGTCACGAGGCGAGGTCAAAAAACCTGAAACTATAAACTATAGAACATTAAAGCCAGAAAAGGATGGACTTTTTTGTGAAAAAATCTTTGGTCCGACAAAAGACTGGGAGTGCCATTGTGGAAAATACAAAAAGGTAAAATACAAAGGTGTTGTTTGTGACAAATGCGGTGTTGAGGTGACAAAATCAAAGGTAAGACGTGAGAGAATGGGGCACATTGAGCTTGCTGCCCCTGTCTCTCACATCTGGTATTTCAAAGGTGTTCCAAGCCGTATGGGTCTTATACTTGATATGACCCCAAGAAACTTGGAAAAGGTTTTATACTTTGCGGCATATGTTGTCATTGACCCCGGCGATGTACCAAACTTAGAGAAAAAACAAATACTATCCGAAAAGGAATACAGGGAGCTAAAAGAAAAGTATGGCGACAGATTCAAGGCTGGAATGGGAGCAGAGGCTATAAAAGAGCTTTTGAAAGAGATAGATTTAGACAAGCTTTCTCAAGAGCTACGACAAGAGCTTGAGACAGCAACAGGTCAAAAGAAGCTAAAGATCATAAAGAGGCTTGAGGTTGTCGAAGCGTTTAGAAAGTCTGGAAACAGGCCTGAGTGGATGATATTAGATGTAATACCAGTTATTCCACCTGAGCTTCGTCCAATGGTCCAGCTTGATGGAGGGAGATTTGCAACATCTGATTTGAATGATTTGTACAGAAGAGTTATAAATAGGAACAACCGTTTGAAAAAGTTAATGGAGTTAGGCGCACCTGACATAATTATCAGAAACGAAAAGAGAATGTTACAGGAAGCTGTTGATGCGCTTATTGACAATGGTAGGCGTGGAAGACCTGTAACAGGTCCTGGAAACAGGCCTTTGAAGTCACTTTCTGACATGCTAAAAGGGAAACAAGGGAGGTTCAGACAGAATCTTTTAGGAAAACGTGTTGACTATTCAGGTCGTTCTGTTATAGTTGTTGGACCTGAGCTAAAGATTTATCAGTGCGGTCTTCCAAAAGAAATGGCACTTGAGCTTTTCAAGCCATTCGTAATGAAAAAACTTGTTGAAAAGGGAATATGTAACAATATAAAAAATGCTAAAAAAGCAGTCGAAAGACAAAGAAGTGAGGTATGGGACATATTAGAAGAGGTCATAAAAGACCATCCAGTTTTGTTAAACAGAGCTCCAACCTTGCACAGACTTGGAATTCAGGCATTTGAACCAGTTCTTGTTGAAGGAAGAGCTATAAGGCTTCATCCTCTTGTATGTACAGCATACAATGCAGACTTTGACGGTGACCAGATGGCAGTACATGTTCCACTTTCTGCAGAGGCACAGGCTGAGGCAAGGTTTTTGATGCTCTCTGCGAACAATTTACTTAAACCTGCTGATGGAAAGCCTATTGTAGTTCCAACGCAGGATATGGTTTTGGGAATCTATTATCTGACGCTTGAGAAAAAAGGAGATAAGGGAGAGGGAATGATATTCTCCTCAGAGGATGAGGCGCTACTTGCATATGAACACAAAGTAGTTGGACTTCATGCAAGAATTAAGGTGAGAAGGACAATTGAAAAAGATGGAGAAGTGATTTCAGGTATTGTTGAGACAACGCCGGGTAAGATTATACTAAATCAGGTAATACCACAGGATTTAGGTTTTGTTGATAGGAGCAAAAAAGAGAACTTGCTAAAGTATGAGATAGACACTCTTGTTGACAAGAAGATGCTGGGTAAAATTATTGATAGATGTATCAAGGTGTATGGGACGACAAGGACAGCAGAGATATTAGATGAGATAAAAGAACTTGGATTTAGATTTTCCACAAGAGGAGCAATTACAATCTCAGTTTCGGATATGGTAATTCCAGAGGTCAAGCAAAAACTCATAGCAGAGGCAGAACAAAAGGTTGAGAATATTGAAAAGCTATACAGACATGGTTTGATTTCAGATGAAGAAAGATATGAACAGGTAATTTCTATTTGGAATGAGACAAAAGACAAGCTCACAGAAGAACTTATCCAAAATCTCGATGAGTTTAACCCAATATTCATGATGGCAAACTCAGGTGCACGAGGTTCCAAGAACCAGATAAGCCAGCTTGCAGGTATGCGTGGACTTATGGCAAACCCGTCTGGAAAAACAATAGAGATGCCTATAAAGTCAAACTTTAGAGAAGGCTTAAATGTAATAGAGTTCTTTATCTCTACGCACGGTGCGAGAAAAGGCTTAGCAGACACAGCACTGAGAACTGCAGACTCGGGTTACTTGACAAGAAGGCTTGTTGATGTTGCTCAGGATATAATTGTTCGGGAAGAGGATTGTGGAACAGAAAAGGGTATCGAGGTTAGTGAGATAAGAGATGGAACAGAAGTAATAGAGACACTTGAAGAAAGGATCATAGGAAGGTATGCTGCAAAGGATATTATAAATGAAAAAACAGGTGAGGTAATAGTCAAGAGAAATGAACTTATCACAGAAGAGATTGCAAAAAGAATTGTAGATGCTGGCGAAAAGAGTGTTTATGTAAGGTCAGTGCTTGAGTGCAAGACACGGTATGGAGTTTGTACAAAATGTTATGGACTTGACCTTGGTACAGGTCAGCCAGTAAACGTAGGTGAAGCAGTGGGAATAATTGCTGCACAGGCAATAGGTGAGCCTGGAACACAGCTTACAATGAGAACATTCCACACAGGTGGTATTGCAGGACAGGACATCACACAAGGTTTGCCAAGGGTTGAAGAACTATTTGAGGCAAGAAAACCTAAGGGCGTTGCAATAATTTCTGAGATAGAAGGGTATGTCTCTATCAAGGAGGACAAGAAGAGGACAATCACTGTTCGAAATGACAATGGTGAGGAGAGGACGTACGAAGTACCTTACGGGGCGCGATTAAAAGTAAATGATGGAGACTATGTCAAAGCAGGGGATGAGCTAACAGAAGGTTCGATCAATCCGCATGATCTTTTGAGGATAAAAGGTCCAAGAGGTGTTCAAAGCTACCTTTTGGCTGAGGTTCAGAAGGTTTACAAAATGCAGGGTGTTGATATAAACGACAAGCATATAGAGATAATAATCAGGCAGATGATGAAGAAGGTCAAGATAGAAGATCCAGGAGATACAGAACTTTTGCCAGGCGACATTGTAGAGATATACAGGTTTGAAGAAGAAAACGACAGAGCGATAGCAGAAGGCAAACGTCCTGCGCTTGGAAGAAGGGTACTTCTTGGTATAACAAAAGCAGCACTTTCTACAGAGTCGTTCTTGTCGGCTGCGTCTTTCCAAGAGACTACAAGAGTTCTGACAGATGCAGCAATTAAAGGTAAGGTTGACCCACTGATTGGTCTTAAAGAGAATGTCATTATAGGTAAGCTTATTCCAGCTGGGACAGGTATGGCAAAGTATAGAAATATTATAGTTGAAGAAAAAGCATAA